A window from Solanum stenotomum isolate F172 chromosome 5, ASM1918654v1, whole genome shotgun sequence encodes these proteins:
- the LOC125865686 gene encoding cellulose synthase-like protein D4, producing the protein MASLTGAPSKKTTRTPGGTNPGGSQGAGGKTGSSSGQTVKFARRTSSGRYVSLSREDLDMSGELSGDYMNYTVQIPPTPDNQPMDTSVAAKAEEQYVSNSLFTGGFNSVTRAHLMDKVIESEVNHPQMAGSKGSSCSMPACDGKIMKDERGNDVIPCECRFKICRDCYMDAQKDTGLCPGCKEAYKVGDLDDEIPNFSNGALSLPAPDGSKGMMRRNQNGEFDHNKWLFETQGTYGYGNAYWPDERDGDDGDGGMNKTMLDTSADIPWKPLSRKLPIPHSIISPYRLLIVIRLIVLGFFLTWRIRHPNPDAMWLWFMSIICEVWFAFSWILDQMPKISPVNRSTDLLVLREKFEMPSPSNPTGRSDLPGVDMFVSTADPEKEPPLVTANTILSILAADYPVDKLACYISDDGGALLTFEAMAEAASFADLWVPFCRKHAIEPRNPEAYFLLKGDPTKNKKRIDFVKDRRRVKREYDEFKVRINGLQDSIRRRSDAFNAREEMKMLKHMKENGTDPAEAIKVQKATWMADGTHWPGSWAVPSRDHGKGDHPGILQVMLKPPSSDPLMGVGDQDKLLDFSDVDIRLPMFVYVSREKRRGYDHNKKAGAMNALVRASAILSNGAFILNLDCDHYVYNCLAIREGMCFMMDRGGEDICYIQFPQRFEGIDPSDRYANHNTVFFDGNMRALDGLQGPMYVGTGCMFRRFALYGFEPANPDKTPQKGAEAQALKATDFDPDLDVNLLPKRFGNSTMLSESIPIAEFQGRPIADHPAVKYGRPPGALRAPKEPLDATTVAEAVSVISCWYEDKTEWGDRVGWIYGSVTEDVVTGYRMHNRGWRSIYCITKRDAFRGSAPINLTDRLHQVLRWATGSVEIFFSGNNAFLASRKLNVLQRLAYLNVGIYPFTSFFLIIYCFLPALSLISGQFIVQNVNVVFLVFLLTISLCLIGLAILEVKWSGVALEDWWRNEQFWLISGTSAHLAAVIQGLLKVIAGIEISFTLTSKSAGEEEDDAYAELYMVKWTSLMIPPIVIGMVNIIAIVVAFSRAVFAVVPQWGRFIGGAFFAFWVLAHLYPFAKGLMGRRRKTPTIVFVWSGLIAITLSLLWIAIGNPQIGQGQGVAGAGFQFP; encoded by the exons atggcAAGCTTGACGGGTGCACCATCAAAGAAGACAACGCGTACTCCTGGAGGAACAAATCCAGGAGGCTCTCAGGGTGCTGGTGGTAAAACAGGAAGTTCTAGTGGACAAACAGTGAAATTTGCACGAAGAACGTCTAGTGGACGATATGTTAGCTTGTCTAGAGAAGATCTTGATATGTCTGGAGAGTTATCAGGAGATTACATGAATTATACTGTTCAAATTCCGCCTACGCCTGATAATCAGCCGATGGATACGTCTGTTGCTGCCAAAGCAGAGGAGCAATATGTTTCGAATTCGTTGTTTACAGGGGGATTTAACAGTGTTACTCGTGCTCATCTTATGGATAAGGTGATTGAATCTGAAGTTAATCATCCTCAAATGGCTGGATCAAAAGGATCATCATGTTCCATGCCTGCTTGTGATGGAAAGATCATGAAAGATGAAAGGGGAAATGATGTAATCCCATGTGAATGCag GTTCAAAATATGTAGAGATTGCTACATGGACGCACAAAAAGACACAGGTCTATGCCCAGGTTGCAAAGAAGCATACAAAGTCGGGGATCTTGATGATGAGATCCCAAATTTTTCTAATGGAGCATTGTCATTACCGGCACCAGATGGTTCGAAAGGTATGATGAGGAGAAATCAAAATGGAGAGTTCGATCACAACAAATGGCTCTTCGAGACACAAGGCACGTATGGATATGGAAACGCTTATTGGCCTGATGAAAGGGATGGAGATGATGGCGATGGAGGTATGAATAAGACCATGTTAGATACATCTGCTGATATACCTTGGAAACCCCTCAGTAGGAAGTTGCCAATTCCGCATAGCATCATTAGCCCTTATAG GTTGCTAATTGTTATTCGACTTATTGTTCTGGGGTTCTTCTTGACATGGAGAATACGACATCCAAATCCGGATGCAATGTGGTTATGGTTCATGTCAATTATATGTGAAGTATGGTTTGCATTTTCATGGATCCTTGATCAAATGCCCAAGATATCGCCAGTTAATCGGTCAACTGACCTACTGGTACTACGCGAGAAATTTGAAATGCCATCACCATCTAATCCTACGGGTAGGTCAGATCTTCCAGGAGTTGATATGTTTGTGTCAACGGCTGATCCAGAGAAAGAGCCGCCCCTTGTCACAGCCAACACCATTCTATCCATTTTAGCAGCTGACTATCCTGTGGATAAGCTAGCCTGCTACATTTCAGATGATGGCGGTGCCCTTCTAACATTCGAGGCAATGGCAgaagctgctagttttgctgaTTTGTGGGTACCATTCTGTAGGAAACATGCTATTGAGCCGAGGAATCCTGAAGCGTATTTTCTCCTAAAGGGAGACCCTACAAAGAACAAGAAGAGAATTGATTTCGTCAAAGATAGACGAAGGGTTAAAAGAGAATATGATGAATTTAAGGTCAGGATAAATGGTCTTCAAGATTCAATAAGAAGGAGATCAGACGCGTTTAATGCTCGTGAGGAAATGAAGATGTTAAAGCACATGAAAGAGAATGGGACTGATCCTGCAGAGGCAATCAAAGTGCAAAAGGCTACTTGGATGGCTGATGGAACTCACTGGCCTGGATCTTGGGCTGTCCCGAGCAGGGATCATGGAAAGGGTGATCATCCCGGGATCCTTCAG GTAATGTTGAAACCCCCAAGTAGTGATCCACTAATGGGAGTGGGTGATCAAGATAAGCTATTGGATTTTTCGGACGTGGACATAAGACTTCCAATGTTTGTATATGTGTCACGTGAGAAGAGACGTGGGtatgatcataataaaaaagCAGGTGCCATGAATGCCTTAGTGCGAGCTTCTGCTATATTGTCTAATGGTGCATTCATACTCAACCTTGATTGTGATCACTATGTATACAACTGCTTAGCTATTCGTGAAGGAATGTGTTTCATGATGGATAGAGGTGGAGAAGACATATGTTATATTCAATTCCCTCAACGATTTGAAGGAATCGATCCCTCAGATCGTTATGCCAATCACAATACTGTGTTTTTCGATGGAAATATGCGTGCACTTGATGGCCTCCAG GGTCCTATGTATGTTGGGACGGGTTGCATGTTTAGACGGTTTGCACTTTACGGATTTGAACCAGCAAATCCTGATAAGACTCCACAAAAAGGTGCAGAGGCTCAAGCATTGAAAGCCACAGATTTTGATCCTGACTTAGATGTGAATCTACTACCTAAGCGTTTTGGAAACTCCACAATGTTATCTGAGTCTATTCCAATTGCTGAGTTCCAAGGCCGCCCTATCGCGGATCACCCTGCTGTCAAGTATGGAAGACCTCCTGGTGCTCTTAGAGCCCCAAAGGAACCACTCGATGCCACCACTGTCGCGGAAGCAGTCTCTGTCATATCTTGTTG GTATGAAGACAAGACAGAGTGGGGTGATCGAGTTGGATGGATTTATGGTTCGGTGACAGAAGATGTGGTTACTGGATACCGGATGCATAATCGTGGATGGCGTTCTATTTATTGCATCACCAAACGTGACGCGTTCCGTGGATCAGCTCCTATAAATCTAACAGATAGGCTACATCAAGTGCTCCGTTGGGCTACTGGCTCTGTTGAAATCTTTTTCTCAGGGAACAATGCCTTCCTTGCATCCCGAAAACTCAATGTCCTCCAACGTCTTGCTTACCTTAATGTCGGAATTTATCCTTTCACTTCATTTTTCCTCATCATCTACTGTTTTCTCCCTGCACTCTCCCTCATATCTGGTCAATTCATCGTCCAAAATGTCAACGTCGTGTTCCTTGTATTTCTATTAACCATATCACTCTGTCTCATCGGTTTAGCCATCTTGGAAGTAAAATGGTCCGGCGTTGCTCTAGAGGATTGGTGGAGGAATGAACAATTTTGGCTCATTTCGGGTACTAGTGCCCATCTTGCTGCTGTTATACAAGGTCTCCTTAAAGTTATCGCAGGGATTGAAATATCTTTTACCCTCACTTCAAAATCTGCTGGAGAAGAGGAAGATGACGCCTATGCTGAATTGTACATGGTTAAATGGACATCATTGATGATACCACCTATAGTCATCGGTATGGTTAACATAATTGCAATTGTAGTTGCATTCTCTAGGGCAGTATTTGCCGTTGTACCCCAATGGGGAAGATTCATTGGTGGTGCATTCTTCGCGTTCTGGGTGTTAGCTCATTTGTATCCTTTCGCTAAGGGACTCATGGGTAGAAGGAGAAAAACACCCACCATCGTCTTCGTCTGGTCAGGACTCATTGCAATAACACTCTCCTTGCTATGGATAGCTATTGGTAACCCACAAATTGGTCAGGGACAAGGTGTTGCTGGTGCTGGCTTTCAGTTTCCTTAA